TAAACCGCTCGCCAGGTTCAGGCCGCGGCTTGCAGCTTGACCATGTCGACGCCCGGCAGCTTGCAGTCGGCCACGGCGTTCACCACCGCCTCGATGGCGGCGCGGCGCGTAAAACTCTTGCGCCAGACGATCACCACGCGGCGCGACGGCGCCGGTTCCTCGAACGGCACGAAGCGCAGCATGCCGTTCGGATCCTTCATGTCCGGCACCGAGGCGCGCGGCAGCACGGTCAGGCCGATGCCGCTGGCGACCATGTGGCGGATCGTTTCCAGCGACGAGCCCTCGAAGGTGCGCTGCATGCCGTTGCTGTTGTTGGCCGAGGACGAAAAGCGCGCCATCTCCGGACACACCTCGAGCACCTGGTCGCGGAAGCAGTGGCCGGCGCCCAGCAGCAGCATGTTCTCGGTTTTCAGGTCTTCGGCCGAGATGGCCTTGCGCCCGGCCCACGGATGGTTTTTCGGCATCGCCACCACGAAGGGTTCGTCGTACAGCGGCTGCACCGCCATGCCGTGTTCGGGCAAGGGCAGGGCCATGATCGCGGCATCGAGTTCGCCCTGGCGCAGCAGGTCGAGCAGCTTCACCGTGAAGTTTTCCTGCAGCAGCAAGGGCATCTGCGGCACGTTGTCGATCAGGTTTCTTACCAGCGGCGGCAGCAGGTAGGGGCCGATCGTGTAGATCACGCCCAGGCGCAGCGGGCCGGCCAGCGGATCCTTGTTTTGCTTGGCCAGTTCCTTGATCGCCGCGGTCTGCTCCAGCACGCGCTCGGCCTGGGCGACGATCTGCGCGCCCAATGGCGTGACCGAGACTTCCGAGCCGCCGCGCTCGAACAGCGTGACGCCCAGCTCGTCTTCGAGCTTCTTGATGGCCACCGACAGGGTTGGCTGGGCGACGAAGCACGCTTCGGCTGCGTGTCCGAAGTGTCTGGCGCGCGCGACGGCAACGATGTATTTCAGTTCTGTCAGAGTCATGGGCATCGGGGTGGAAAGCGTGTTCTGGACGACACACTTTCCGTAAAGTTGAGCAAACAACCACTATTTTACCGTTAAACCTGCCGATATAATGGCCGGGCTGGAGATGTTGCCTCCGGTTAATATTTTGACTTCATAAATTGGAAGCCCCATGTCCTCGACCTTCGGCCCGGCGGAAGCCCAGGCTTACATGCACAAGCTGCTGACCGTCATGCACCAGCAGGGCGGTTCTGACCTGTTCATCGCGTCGGATTTCCCACCCAGCATGAAGCACCAGGGTTCCATGAAGCCGCTGTCCAACCAGCGCCTGTCCGGCGAGGTCACGCGCGCGCTCGCGCTGGCCCTGATGAACGAGCGCCAGCGCGCCGAGTTCGAAGCCGAGATGGAGTGTAATTTCGCGATATCGCTGCCGGGCGTGTGCCGCTTCCGCGTCAACGTCTTCGTGCAGCAGCAAAGCGTCGGCATGGTGGTGCGTACCATCGCCTCCGAAATCCCGAGCTTCGAGAAACTCGACCTGCCCGACGTGTTGAAAGATGTCGTTATGACCAAGCGCGGCCTGGTGCTGGTCGTCGGCGGCACCGGTTCCGGCAAGTCGACCACGCTGGCGGCGATGATCGACTACCGTAACAGCAACTCGGCCGGCCACATCATCACGGTCGAGGACCCGGTCGAGTACGTCCACAAGAACAAGAATTGCCTGGTGACGCACCGCGAAGTCGGCGTCGACACGCTGTCCTGGCACAACGCGCTGAAGAACACGCTGCGCCAGGCGCCGGACGTGATCCTGATCGGCGAGATCCGCGACACGGAAACGATGGAACACGCGATCGCATTCGCCGAGACCGGCCACCTGTGCCTGGGCACGCTGCACGCCAACAACGCCAACCAGACCATGGACCGGATCATCAATTTCTTCCCGGAAGAGCGGCGCAACCAGCTGCTGATGGACCTGTCGTCGAACCTGCGCGCGATCGTCTCGCAGCGCCTGGTCCGCACCGAGGATGGCAAGGGCCGCAAGGCGGCGATCGAGATCCTGTTGAACACGCCGACCATCGGCGAGATGATCCTGAAAGGGAACTTCCAGAACATCAAGGAGATCATGGCCAAGTCGCGCGAACTGGGCATGTGCACCTTCGACCAGGCCTTGTTCGAGCTCTACAACAAGGGCTATATCGGCTACGACGAGGCGATCCGCAACGCCGACTCGGCCAACGGCCTGCGCCTGCAGATCAAGCTGTCGGGCGAGCGCAAGGGGCCGGGCGAGGGCGGCGCCGGCCGGCCGGCCGAGCTGTCGATGCTGATGGACGAGCCGCAAGCGGATGCGCCGGGGGCGAACTAAGTTACACTCCGCGTTTTGATCGCCAGCGCTTCGTCTCATGCCCAACTTCGAACAAAAACTCTGCACCCGCGCCACCTTGAAGGAACGCGTCGCGGCACTGCCCAAGCCGGTGGTGCTCACCAACGGCGTCTTCGACATCCTGCACCGCGGCCACGTGACCTACCTCGCGCAGGCGCGCGCGCTGGGCGCTTCGCTGGTGGTGGCCGTGAACACCGACGGCTCGGTCAAGCGCCTCGGCAAGGGCGACGACCGGCCCTTGAACACGATGCTTGACCGGATGGCCGTGCTGGCCGCGCTGGAATCGGTCAGCCTGGTGGTCGAATTCGACGAGGACACCGCCCTGGAAGTGGTGCAGGAAGCGCGCCCCGAGATCTACGCCAAGGGCGGCGACTACGTGATGGACCAGATCCCGGAAGGCAAGGAAGTCATCGCCCAGGGCGGCAAGGCGGTCGCGATCGATTTCGCGCACGACCGCTCGACCACCAAGCTGGTGGCCAGGATCAGGCAGTTCGGGGCCTGAGCCGCTCGTTGGCGCACACCATGCGCCGCCAGTCGCCCGGCGCGACGCCGACGCTGCCCTTGAAGCGGCGGTTGAAGTGGCTCTGGTCGGCGAAGCCGCATTCGAGCGCGACCGCCGCCAGCGGGATGCCGGCGCGGATCAAGGCCTGGGCCCGCGCCACCCGCACCGCATTCAGGTAGACGTGCGGCGGGACGTGGAAGGCGGCGCTGAAGGCGCGGCTCAGGTGGGCGCGCGACAGGCCGGCCACCTCGGCGAGTTCGGCGCTGTTCAAGTCGCGCTGGGAATGGGCGTGGATGTAATCCTTGACCCTGTCCAGGCAGGCCGCATTTACGCGTCTTGGCGACCGCAGCGGGGCAGGGCGCTCGCCATGCCGCGTCAGCATGCCGGTCAATAGCGCGCGCATCGCCGCTTCGTTGCGCAAGGACTCGCGCGGCGCCGCGGCCAATTCGCGCGTCAGCCGGCCGAAAGCCGCCGCCATCCGGGCATCGGTGACGTGGGGCGCTGCGAAGTAGGGCTGTCCAGGCAGGCCGGCGTCGGCGTCCAGGCAATCGCGTACCAACGCCTGCGGCACATACCAGATCGCGTAGCGGAATCCTGCCGTCGTCCCTGGGCTGCCGTCGTGGTCTTCGTCGGGATTGAACAGCACCAGGTCGCCGGGACGGCTGTCATGGCGTGTGCCCTTGCAGTGAAAACGCTGGATGCCGTAGGTGGTCACGCCGACCGCGAAGCAGTCGTGGCTGTGGCGTTCGAAGGCGTGATCGGCGAAGCTGGCGGTCATCAGCGTCGTGCCGTGGCCGAGCGGCGTGAAGTCGGCCCGGTTGCGATCGGGAGCGGCGTGCTGGAACATGCAACGATTGTACAAGACGCCCCGCGGCGAAAACGTCAGCATGGCGTTTTCATTCCGAGGAACCCACCATGACCCTTCCCGTCGATCTCGCCGCCAAACTGTCCACCTTCGACGAGGCCTGGCAGCCGCGCACCGTCAGCCTGTTCAACGGCCATGACGTGATGGTCGCCAAGCTGCGCGGCGACTACCATTGGCACGTTCATCCGGACAGCGACGACTTTTTCCTGGTGTTGCAGGGCAGCCTGGAGATCGATCTCGAAGACGGCGCCACGGTCGCGCTCGCGCCCGGGCAGCTGTACGTGGTGCCCAAGGGCGTGCGCCATCGTCCACGCGCCAACGGCGAGGCGCACATCCTGCTGATCGAACCGACCGGCACGCCCAACAGCGGCGATCCGCTGACGGCGGCGCCGCGCCGGGTCATCTAGGCGCGCATCGTCCTCGCCTGCGCCCGCCATCCGTGCGATCGTTTATAGTCGGGACAACTTCATCACATCTCGAGAACGCCAGTGCGAAGACTCGCCCTCATTGCCGGAACCTTTTTACTTGGCGTCGCCGCAGGCGAGGCGCTCGCGCGTGCGGGCGGCGAGGCCGAGCCGCTCGACACCATCGCCGCGCTCGACGCGAAGCGCTACATGGGTACCTGGTACGAGATCGCCAAGTTCCCCAACGTCTTCCAGCGCAAATGTGCCGGCAACACGAGCGCCGGCTACAGCCTGCTCGAGGACGGGCGCGTGCGCGTGGTCAACCGCTGCCGCCGCGCCGATGGCGGCGAGGATGTCGCGGAGGGCGTGGCGCGCCAGATCGGCGGCGCGGCGTCGCCCAAGCTCGAAGTGCGCTTCGCGCCGGCCATCCTGTCCTTCATCCCGATGGTCTGGGGCGACTACTGGGTCATCGACCTGGACGAGAAGTATCAGCTCTCGGCGGTGAGCGAGCCGCGTCGCAAGTATCTGTGGATCCTGTCGCGCACGCGCCAGGTCGATCCGGCCGCCTACCAGGCCTTGCTCGGGCGGCTGGCGGCGCGCGGGTTCGACCTGTCCAGGCTCGAGCGCACGCCGCAGGACGAATAGGCGTCAGGCTCCGCCCGCGTAGCCATTCTGGCGCCAGGCCTCGTACACCACCACCGCCACCGTGTTCGACAGGTTCAGGCTGCGGTTGCCCGGCATCATCGGCAGGCGGATGCGCTGGGCCGGCGGAAACGATTCGCGCAGGGTCGGATCGAGGCCGCGCGATTCGGCGCCAAACACGAATACATCGCCGGGACGGAACGCGGCATCGGCGAACGGCGACGAGCCGTGCGTGGTCAGCGCGAACATGCGCGTGGGGTCGGGTTGGGCCTGCGCCAAAAACGCGTCCCAGTTCTTGTGCACCTTCATGGTCGCGTAATCGTGGTAGTCGAGGCCGGCGCGGCGCATCTTGGCGTCGTCGAGCGGGAAGCCGAGCGGCTCGACCAGGTGCAGCTGGGCGCCGGTGTTGGCGCACAGGCGGATGATGTTGCCGGTGTTCGGCGGAATCTCGGGCTCGACCAGTACTACGTGAAACACATTAACTCCTCTTGATTAGATAGCTGTACTACGGGGCGGCGTGCGCGCGAACACCAGGTTGGTCACGCGTGCGGCGCCGAAGCGCTTGAACGTGGCCGCCAGCTCGCGCAGCGTGTGGCCGCTGGTCATCACGTCGTCGACCACCCCGACGTGACGCCCGGCGACCCGGTCCGGGTCCGTCACCGCGAATGCACCGCGGATATTGCTTGCCCGCTCGCTCGGCGCCACGCCCGACTGCGCCTGCGTTTCGGTCGTGCGCGCCGCCAGCGTCGGGCACAGTTCGATGCCCAGCGCCTTCGACAAAGGCCGGGCAATTTCCAGCGCCTGATTAAAACCGCGCTCGACCAGCCGGGCCGGACCCAGCGGCACAGGGCACAGCAGGTCGGGCAGCGGCATGCCACGGCGCGCCAGCACGGCCTCGACCAGATTCTGCGCGAACCACGGCGCCAACGCCAGGCGCGATGCGAATTTTAGCTGCAACACCAGCTGGTCGAGCGGCGCCGCGTAATCGACCGCGGCGATGGTGGCGTCGAACTCCGGCGGATAATCCCGGCAGGCGCCGCACAGTGCCAGCCCCGGCGTCGGCGCCGGCCCGTCCAGCGCCAGGCCGAACAAGGGATTGGCGCAGCGCAGGCAGGACCGCGCGCGCGGACGCGCGTAGGCGGCCGCGCAGGGCGCGCAGACGACGCCATCGCAGCCCATGGCGCACAAGGCGCAATGGGATGGGAGCAAGTGCGCCAGCAGGGCAGACGCGGCGGCGCGCCAGCGGCGATACGGATGGTCGGGCATGGTTCCTCCGGAAGCTTGTCCGCCCATCATGTACACTCGCGCCATTATCTCATTTGACCGCCGTCGATTATGGTTTCACCCCAAGCCCCTTCCAAGATGAGCGCGCCGATCGACCTGGCGCAGGTGCGCCGCGCGTTCGCCGATCCGCAGCGCGTCGCGACCGCCGACTTCCTGCGCCGCGAAGTCGCCAGCCGCATGTTCGAGCGCCTGGCGCTGGTCAAGACCTCGCCGCGTCATGTGCTCGACGCCGGCTGCGGCGCGGGCGCCGACATCGCCGAGCTGCAAAAGCAATATCCCGCCGCCCAGGTCATCGGCCTCGACGCGGCCCCGCAGATGCTGGCCGCCGCCTCCGGTGTCCAGGCGCCGCGCTCGCTGCTCAGCCGTTTGCTCCCGGCCAAAGCCGGCATCGACCTGGTTTGCGCCGACTTCGGGGACCTGCCGTTCGGGCCGAACTCGCTTGACCTCGTATGGTCGAACCTGGCATTGCACTGGCACCCGCAGCCCGACCGCGTGTTCGCGGAGTGGCGCCGGGCCTTGCGCGTGGATGGACTGCTGATGTTCTCGACCTTCGGGCCGGACACCTTCCGCGAACTGCGCAGCGCCTTCGCGGCGATGGACGAAACGCCGCACACGCTGCCCTTCGTCGACATGCACGACTTCGGCGACCAGCTGGTGGAAGTCGGCTTCACCACGCCGGTGATGGATGCGGAGCGGATCACCGTGACCTACGAGACGATCGAGGCTTTGCTGGCCGACGTGCGCGCGTTTGGCGGCAACCCGCTGGCCACGCGCCGGCGCGGCCTGGTCGGACGCGCCGCCTGGCAGCGCATGCGCGATGCCTTCGAGGCGCAGCGCCGCCCGGACGGCAAGCTCGGGCTGAGTTTCGAGGTCGTGTACGGCCACGCGTTCCGTCCTGCGCCGAAGGTCACGGCGGCGGGCGAGGCTATCGTGCGTTTTCAGCCGCGCAAGCCGTAGTGAGCGGGCATGCGCCGTACGGCGGCGCAGCATTTGCAATGCCGTTTGGAGCAGGTGATTTTCCTTGAATAAAAATTAGCGATTTAGATATAATCAAAGACACTTTTTTCGACCTGAGCGGTAAAGGCGCTAAAAATTTAAGCACAAAAGCGTAGCGTCGAACGGGTTGGAGCATCACCAGGGAGTCACGGCTCCCGCAAGCCGGCACTGGCGCCGCGTCGCATACGGGCCGGCGCAGCCTGCTAAAAAGGATTTCGGAGCGGCGGCGGTTCGTTCATGGAATTGCTGACCGTTTTAAGAAAATTCAATTTCTTTGGGTGGTTGGGGACAACATGACTTATGCGAAACGATTCAAAGCGTTGATGTTCGGTCTTGCAATGTCGGCGGCCCTCCCGGCCCTGGCGCGGCCCCAGCCCGACATCACGGGACGGCCGGTCGAGCACCAGTTCGGCATGCAGCCCCCCGCCACCGGACTGGCCGACTATATCTACAGCCTGCACAACTGGATGCTCCTGGTCTGCCTGATCATCTTCCTCGGCGTGTTCGGCGTCATGTTCTATTCGGTGTTCAAGCACCGCAAATCCCTCGGCCACAAGCCGGCCACGTTCCACGAATCCACCAGCGTCGAAATCGCCTGGACCGTGATTCCCTTCCTGATCGTGATCGGCATGGCGCTGCCCGCCACCCACGCCGTGGTCCAGATGAAGGACACCTCCAACCCCGACCTGACCATCAAGGTCACCGGCATGCAGTGGAAATGGGGCTACGACTACCTGAAAGGCGAGGGCGAGGGCATCTCCTTCCTGTCCAGCCTGTCCACGCCGCGCAGCGCGATCGGCGAGCCCGGCGTCGCACCGACCACGCC
This genomic stretch from Massilia sp. 9096 harbors:
- a CDS encoding hydrogen peroxide-inducible genes activator, which translates into the protein MTLTELKYIVAVARARHFGHAAEACFVAQPTLSVAIKKLEDELGVTLFERGGSEVSVTPLGAQIVAQAERVLEQTAAIKELAKQNKDPLAGPLRLGVIYTIGPYLLPPLVRNLIDNVPQMPLLLQENFTVKLLDLLRQGELDAAIMALPLPEHGMAVQPLYDEPFVVAMPKNHPWAGRKAISAEDLKTENMLLLGAGHCFRDQVLEVCPEMARFSSSANNSNGMQRTFEGSSLETIRHMVASGIGLTVLPRASVPDMKDPNGMLRFVPFEEPAPSRRVVIVWRKSFTRRAAIEAVVNAVADCKLPGVDMVKLQAAA
- a CDS encoding PilT/PilU family type 4a pilus ATPase translates to MSSTFGPAEAQAYMHKLLTVMHQQGGSDLFIASDFPPSMKHQGSMKPLSNQRLSGEVTRALALALMNERQRAEFEAEMECNFAISLPGVCRFRVNVFVQQQSVGMVVRTIASEIPSFEKLDLPDVLKDVVMTKRGLVLVVGGTGSGKSTTLAAMIDYRNSNSAGHIITVEDPVEYVHKNKNCLVTHREVGVDTLSWHNALKNTLRQAPDVILIGEIRDTETMEHAIAFAETGHLCLGTLHANNANQTMDRIINFFPEERRNQLLMDLSSNLRAIVSQRLVRTEDGKGRKAAIEILLNTPTIGEMILKGNFQNIKEIMAKSRELGMCTFDQALFELYNKGYIGYDEAIRNADSANGLRLQIKLSGERKGPGEGGAGRPAELSMLMDEPQADAPGAN
- the rfaE2 gene encoding D-glycero-beta-D-manno-heptose 1-phosphate adenylyltransferase, translating into MPNFEQKLCTRATLKERVAALPKPVVLTNGVFDILHRGHVTYLAQARALGASLVVAVNTDGSVKRLGKGDDRPLNTMLDRMAVLAALESVSLVVEFDEDTALEVVQEARPEIYAKGGDYVMDQIPEGKEVIAQGGKAVAIDFAHDRSTTKLVARIRQFGA
- a CDS encoding AraC family transcriptional regulator; translation: MFQHAAPDRNRADFTPLGHGTTLMTASFADHAFERHSHDCFAVGVTTYGIQRFHCKGTRHDSRPGDLVLFNPDEDHDGSPGTTAGFRYAIWYVPQALVRDCLDADAGLPGQPYFAAPHVTDARMAAAFGRLTRELAAAPRESLRNEAAMRALLTGMLTRHGERPAPLRSPRRVNAACLDRVKDYIHAHSQRDLNSAELAEVAGLSRAHLSRAFSAAFHVPPHVYLNAVRVARAQALIRAGIPLAAVALECGFADQSHFNRRFKGSVGVAPGDWRRMVCANERLRPRTA
- a CDS encoding cupin domain-containing protein, with protein sequence MTLPVDLAAKLSTFDEAWQPRTVSLFNGHDVMVAKLRGDYHWHVHPDSDDFFLVLQGSLEIDLEDGATVALAPGQLYVVPKGVRHRPRANGEAHILLIEPTGTPNSGDPLTAAPRRVI
- a CDS encoding lipocalin family protein translates to MRRLALIAGTFLLGVAAGEALARAGGEAEPLDTIAALDAKRYMGTWYEIAKFPNVFQRKCAGNTSAGYSLLEDGRVRVVNRCRRADGGEDVAEGVARQIGGAASPKLEVRFAPAILSFIPMVWGDYWVIDLDEKYQLSAVSEPRRKYLWILSRTRQVDPAAYQALLGRLAARGFDLSRLERTPQDE
- the trmL gene encoding tRNA (uridine(34)/cytosine(34)/5-carboxymethylaminomethyluridine(34)-2'-O)-methyltransferase TrmL, which gives rise to MFHVVLVEPEIPPNTGNIIRLCANTGAQLHLVEPLGFPLDDAKMRRAGLDYHDYATMKVHKNWDAFLAQAQPDPTRMFALTTHGSSPFADAAFRPGDVFVFGAESRGLDPTLRESFPPAQRIRLPMMPGNRSLNLSNTVAVVVYEAWRQNGYAGGA
- a CDS encoding ComF family protein — its product is MPDHPYRRWRAAASALLAHLLPSHCALCAMGCDGVVCAPCAAAYARPRARSCLRCANPLFGLALDGPAPTPGLALCGACRDYPPEFDATIAAVDYAAPLDQLVLQLKFASRLALAPWFAQNLVEAVLARRGMPLPDLLCPVPLGPARLVERGFNQALEIARPLSKALGIELCPTLAARTTETQAQSGVAPSERASNIRGAFAVTDPDRVAGRHVGVVDDVMTSGHTLRELAATFKRFGAARVTNLVFARTPPRSTAI
- a CDS encoding methyltransferase domain-containing protein, whose product is MVSPQAPSKMSAPIDLAQVRRAFADPQRVATADFLRREVASRMFERLALVKTSPRHVLDAGCGAGADIAELQKQYPAAQVIGLDAAPQMLAAASGVQAPRSLLSRLLPAKAGIDLVCADFGDLPFGPNSLDLVWSNLALHWHPQPDRVFAEWRRALRVDGLLMFSTFGPDTFRELRSAFAAMDETPHTLPFVDMHDFGDQLVEVGFTTPVMDAERITVTYETIEALLADVRAFGGNPLATRRRGLVGRAAWQRMRDAFEAQRRPDGKLGLSFEVVYGHAFRPAPKVTAAGEAIVRFQPRKP